The window CTCTACGGCCTGTTTGATTTGTGTTTTATTTGCTCTTTTATCAACCTTGAAGGTATACTTTTTCTCTGACATACCTTCCATGCTACGCTCTGTAACAATAGGCTTAAAAATTATATCGTAAGGTGTTCTCATTATGCATACACCTCCTCAATTTTTTTTGCTGCCTCTTTTGTAATGATGCAAGAGTTGCTGTTTAATATCTCATAAATATTCATTCTTCCAACATAGGTAGTTTGCACTCCCGGAATGTTGGCGGATGATTTTATAACATTTGCGTTCATATCGTCAGTGATAATGATCGGTTTGCTTCCCGCTTTCAAATTTGCAAGGATGCTAATCATTTCTTTTGTCTTTGGAGCTTCAAGCATCAATTCATCCAAGATTATAAGCTCATTAAGAGCCACTTTCGATGTAAGCGCCGATTTCATGGCTACCCTTTTCATTTTCTTGGGAATCTTATAACTGTAGTCCCTCGGTTTCGGTGCAAATACTACTCCTCCACCAACCCAGTTTGGTTGACGTGTACTTCCAGCTCTCGCTCTGCCAGTTCCTTTTTGCTTCCAAGGTTTGCGGCCTCCGCCCCTAACCTCTGCTCTGGTTTTAGCTGATTGCGTTCCCTGTCTTTGGTTGGCTAAATAGTTCTTTACGGCCTCGTAAAGTACGTGTTCATTTATTTCCGCTCCGAAAACGTTTTCATTCAGTTCTATTTCATCGACTTTTTGTCCAGAAACATTCAATATATCCAATTTAGGCACTTTAAACCCTCCTTTCTTCAAGAATAGGCACTATCTGCCATTCTTTACACTTTCTTTGATTGTTATGATGCCTTTCTTGGGTCCGGGTACCGCACCCTTTACAAGCAAAAGGTTCCTGTCCATGTCCACTCTTACAACTTGCAGGTTCTTTACAGTTACTTGCTCGTTGCCCATTCTTCCGGCCATGTGCATTCCCTTGAATACTCTTGACGGAGAGGCTGAAGACCCCAATGATCCCGCTGCTCTGTGAAACTTGGAACCGTGAGATTTAGGCCCTATGCTTTGATTGTATCTCTTTATGGTACCTTGCGTTCCCTTACCTTTTGAAATACCCGATACATTGATGAAGTCTCCCTCTTTGAATGTATCAACGCTTATTACTTGTCCAACCTCATACTCGGAAGCATTGTCGACTCTGAATTCCACAAGGTTTCTCTTGGCGTCAACGCCGGCTTTGCCATAGTGGCCCTTCATCGGCTTTTTAACTTTTGATTCTTTGATATCTCCGAATCCGATTTGAATTGCTTCGTATCCATCAGTATCCGTTGTCTTTACTTGAACTACTACCATCGGAGTCGCTTCGATAACCGATACCGGCACCAATCGTCCATCTTCCTTAAAGACTTGCGTCATCCCGATTTTTCTTCCTAAAATTCCCTTCATACTTGCACCTCCCATTAATCTTACAGCGGATTGCCGTAGCAATCGTACTAAAACATTGGGTTAAATAACCTGTATCTTAGTCGTTGCAATTATAGTTTGATTTCGATGTCCACGCCAGCCGGAAGATCCAATCTCATTAGTGCATCTACAGTTTTAGGCGTGGGGCTCAAAATATCAATCAGTCTCTTATGTGTTCTCATTTCGAACTGTTCCCTCGAATCCTTGTACTTGTGTACCGCTCTCAAGATGGTCACAATCTGCTTTTCAGTCGGAAGAGGCACTGGTCCGGAGA is drawn from Peptostreptococcaceae bacterium and contains these coding sequences:
- the rplD gene encoding 50S ribosomal protein L4, translating into MPKLDILNVSGQKVDEIELNENVFGAEINEHVLYEAVKNYLANQRQGTQSAKTRAEVRGGGRKPWKQKGTGRARAGSTRQPNWVGGGVVFAPKPRDYSYKIPKKMKRVAMKSALTSKVALNELIILDELMLEAPKTKEMISILANLKAGSKPIIITDDMNANVIKSSANIPGVQTTYVGRMNIYEILNSNSCIITKEAAKKIEEVYA
- the rplC gene encoding 50S ribosomal protein L3; this translates as MKGILGRKIGMTQVFKEDGRLVPVSVIEATPMVVVQVKTTDTDGYEAIQIGFGDIKESKVKKPMKGHYGKAGVDAKRNLVEFRVDNASEYEVGQVISVDTFKEGDFINVSGISKGKGTQGTIKRYNQSIGPKSHGSKFHRAAGSLGSSASPSRVFKGMHMAGRMGNEQVTVKNLQVVRVDMDRNLLLVKGAVPGPKKGIITIKESVKNGR
- the rpsJ gene encoding 30S ribosomal protein S10; translated protein: MANSTSQKIRIRLKSYDHKILDQSASKIVETAKRTGAEVSGPVPLPTEKQIVTILRAVHKYKDSREQFEMRTHKRLIDILSPTPKTVDALMRLDLPAGVDIEIKL